Proteins encoded by one window of Capra hircus breed San Clemente chromosome 8, ASM170441v1, whole genome shotgun sequence:
- the EGR3 gene encoding early growth response protein 3 isoform X1, whose protein sequence is MDGEMGGWPRAGNFPGGELLFPPTPPALPDREGSVGDATVEASILPGGGSRRPKGENVMDIGLTNEKPNPELSYSGSFQPAPGNKTVTYLGKFAFDSPSNWCQDNIISLMSAGILGVPPASGALSTQTSTASMVQPPQGDVEAMYPALPPYSNCSDLYSEPVSFHDPQGNPGLAYSPQDYQSAKPALDSNLFPMIPDYNLYHHPNDMGSMPEHKPFQGMDPIRVNPPPITPLETIKAFKDKQIHPGFGSLPQPPLTLKPIRPRKYPNRPSKTPLHERPHACPAEGCDRRFSRSDELTRHLRIHTGHKPFQCRICMRSFSRSDHLTTHIRTHTGEKPFACEFCGRKFARSDERKRHAKIHLKQKEKKADKGGAPSASSAAPVSLAPVVTTCA, encoded by the exons atggatggagagatgggGGGGTGGCCGCGCGCTGGGAATTTTCCGGGGGGCGAGTTGCTTTTCCCACCCACTCCTCCCGCCCTCCCCGATCGGGAAGGCTCGGTTGGCGACGCCACGGTAGAGGCTTCGATTCTTCCGGGTGGGGGCAGCCGCCGACCGAAGGGAG AGAATGTGATGGACATCGGTCTGACCAACGAGAAGCCCAACCCGGAACTCTCATATTCGGGCTCCTTCCAGCCAGCCCCCGGCAACAAGACCGTGACCTACTTGGGAAAGTTCGCCTTCGACTCCCCTTCCAACTGGTGCCAGGACAACATCATTAGCCTCATGAGCGCCGGCATTTTGGGGGTGCCCCCGGCCTCTGGGGCACTCAGCACGCAGACCTCCACGGCCAGCATGGTGCAGCCGCCGCAGGGGGACGTAGAGGCCATGTATCCGGCGCTGCCCCCTTATTCTAACTGCAGTGATCTCTACTCGGAGCCTGTGTCTTTCCACGACCCCCAGGGCAACCCCGGGCTCGCCTATTCCCCCCAGGATTACCAATCGGCCAAACCGGCCTTGGACAGCAACCTCTTCCCCATGATTCCCGACTACAATCTATACCACCACCCCAACGACATGGGCTCCATGCCGGAGCACAAGCCCTTCCAGGGCATGGACCCCATCCGGGTCAACCCGCCCCCTATTACCCCGCTGGAGACCATCAAGGCATTCAaagacaagcagatccacccggGCTTTGGCAGCCTGCCCCAGCCGCCGCTCACGCTCAAGCCCATACGGCCTCGCAAGTACCCCAACCGACCTAGCAAGACCCCTCTCCACGAGCGGCCACACGCGTGCCCCGCGGAGGGCTGCGACCGCCGCTTCAGCCGCTCGGACGAGCTGACCCGGCATCTGCGCATCCACACGGGCCACAAGCCCTTCCAGTGCAGGATCTGCATGCGGAGCTTCAGCCGCAGCGACCACCTTACCACTCACATCCGCACGCATACGGGCGAGAAACCCTTTGCCTGCGAGTTCTGCGGGCGCAAGTTTGCGCGCAGCGACGAACGCAAGCGCCACGCCAAGATCCACCTcaagcaaaaagagaagaaagcggATAAGGGGGGTGCGCCTTCTGCGTCCTCGGCGGCCCCGGTGTCCCTGGCCCCTGTGGTCACCACCTGCGCCTGA
- the EGR3 gene encoding early growth response protein 3 isoform X2, which produces MTGKLAEKLPVTMSSLLNQLPDNLYPEEIPSALNLFSGSSDSVAHYNQMATENVMDIGLTNEKPNPELSYSGSFQPAPGNKTVTYLGKFAFDSPSNWCQDNIISLMSAGILGVPPASGALSTQTSTASMVQPPQGDVEAMYPALPPYSNCSDLYSEPVSFHDPQGNPGLAYSPQDYQSAKPALDSNLFPMIPDYNLYHHPNDMGSMPEHKPFQGMDPIRVNPPPITPLETIKAFKDKQIHPGFGSLPQPPLTLKPIRPRKYPNRPSKTPLHERPHACPAEGCDRRFSRSDELTRHLRIHTGHKPFQCRICMRSFSRSDHLTTHIRTHTGEKPFACEFCGRKFARSDERKRHAKIHLKQKEKKADKGGAPSASSAAPVSLAPVVTTCA; this is translated from the exons ATGACCGGCAAACTCGCCGAGAAGCTGCCGGTGACCATGAGCAGTTTGCTAAACCAACTGCCTGACAATCTGTACCCCGAGGAGATCCCCAGCGCGCTCAACCTCTTTTCTGGCAGCAGCGACTCGGTAGCCCATTACAATCAGATGGCTACAG AGAATGTGATGGACATCGGTCTGACCAACGAGAAGCCCAACCCGGAACTCTCATATTCGGGCTCCTTCCAGCCAGCCCCCGGCAACAAGACCGTGACCTACTTGGGAAAGTTCGCCTTCGACTCCCCTTCCAACTGGTGCCAGGACAACATCATTAGCCTCATGAGCGCCGGCATTTTGGGGGTGCCCCCGGCCTCTGGGGCACTCAGCACGCAGACCTCCACGGCCAGCATGGTGCAGCCGCCGCAGGGGGACGTAGAGGCCATGTATCCGGCGCTGCCCCCTTATTCTAACTGCAGTGATCTCTACTCGGAGCCTGTGTCTTTCCACGACCCCCAGGGCAACCCCGGGCTCGCCTATTCCCCCCAGGATTACCAATCGGCCAAACCGGCCTTGGACAGCAACCTCTTCCCCATGATTCCCGACTACAATCTATACCACCACCCCAACGACATGGGCTCCATGCCGGAGCACAAGCCCTTCCAGGGCATGGACCCCATCCGGGTCAACCCGCCCCCTATTACCCCGCTGGAGACCATCAAGGCATTCAaagacaagcagatccacccggGCTTTGGCAGCCTGCCCCAGCCGCCGCTCACGCTCAAGCCCATACGGCCTCGCAAGTACCCCAACCGACCTAGCAAGACCCCTCTCCACGAGCGGCCACACGCGTGCCCCGCGGAGGGCTGCGACCGCCGCTTCAGCCGCTCGGACGAGCTGACCCGGCATCTGCGCATCCACACGGGCCACAAGCCCTTCCAGTGCAGGATCTGCATGCGGAGCTTCAGCCGCAGCGACCACCTTACCACTCACATCCGCACGCATACGGGCGAGAAACCCTTTGCCTGCGAGTTCTGCGGGCGCAAGTTTGCGCGCAGCGACGAACGCAAGCGCCACGCCAAGATCCACCTcaagcaaaaagagaagaaagcggATAAGGGGGGTGCGCCTTCTGCGTCCTCGGCGGCCCCGGTGTCCCTGGCCCCTGTGGTCACCACCTGCGCCTGA
- the EGR3 gene encoding early growth response protein 3 isoform X3, with product MEPCAAWSPRGGRENVMDIGLTNEKPNPELSYSGSFQPAPGNKTVTYLGKFAFDSPSNWCQDNIISLMSAGILGVPPASGALSTQTSTASMVQPPQGDVEAMYPALPPYSNCSDLYSEPVSFHDPQGNPGLAYSPQDYQSAKPALDSNLFPMIPDYNLYHHPNDMGSMPEHKPFQGMDPIRVNPPPITPLETIKAFKDKQIHPGFGSLPQPPLTLKPIRPRKYPNRPSKTPLHERPHACPAEGCDRRFSRSDELTRHLRIHTGHKPFQCRICMRSFSRSDHLTTHIRTHTGEKPFACEFCGRKFARSDERKRHAKIHLKQKEKKADKGGAPSASSAAPVSLAPVVTTCA from the exons ATGGAGCCATGTGCGGCGTGGAGTCCCCGCGGTGGGAGAG AGAATGTGATGGACATCGGTCTGACCAACGAGAAGCCCAACCCGGAACTCTCATATTCGGGCTCCTTCCAGCCAGCCCCCGGCAACAAGACCGTGACCTACTTGGGAAAGTTCGCCTTCGACTCCCCTTCCAACTGGTGCCAGGACAACATCATTAGCCTCATGAGCGCCGGCATTTTGGGGGTGCCCCCGGCCTCTGGGGCACTCAGCACGCAGACCTCCACGGCCAGCATGGTGCAGCCGCCGCAGGGGGACGTAGAGGCCATGTATCCGGCGCTGCCCCCTTATTCTAACTGCAGTGATCTCTACTCGGAGCCTGTGTCTTTCCACGACCCCCAGGGCAACCCCGGGCTCGCCTATTCCCCCCAGGATTACCAATCGGCCAAACCGGCCTTGGACAGCAACCTCTTCCCCATGATTCCCGACTACAATCTATACCACCACCCCAACGACATGGGCTCCATGCCGGAGCACAAGCCCTTCCAGGGCATGGACCCCATCCGGGTCAACCCGCCCCCTATTACCCCGCTGGAGACCATCAAGGCATTCAaagacaagcagatccacccggGCTTTGGCAGCCTGCCCCAGCCGCCGCTCACGCTCAAGCCCATACGGCCTCGCAAGTACCCCAACCGACCTAGCAAGACCCCTCTCCACGAGCGGCCACACGCGTGCCCCGCGGAGGGCTGCGACCGCCGCTTCAGCCGCTCGGACGAGCTGACCCGGCATCTGCGCATCCACACGGGCCACAAGCCCTTCCAGTGCAGGATCTGCATGCGGAGCTTCAGCCGCAGCGACCACCTTACCACTCACATCCGCACGCATACGGGCGAGAAACCCTTTGCCTGCGAGTTCTGCGGGCGCAAGTTTGCGCGCAGCGACGAACGCAAGCGCCACGCCAAGATCCACCTcaagcaaaaagagaagaaagcggATAAGGGGGGTGCGCCTTCTGCGTCCTCGGCGGCCCCGGTGTCCCTGGCCCCTGTGGTCACCACCTGCGCCTGA